AGAATGTCGATGACGCGGTCGCCCCGCTGCATCTTCTGGTAGTGATAGGTCACGTCCATCGCAAAATACGTCGGGCGCCCGTCGCGGCGAACGAGCACGCGATCTTTGTCGTCGCCGAACTCGGTCGCCCGAAAGAAGAGCGCGCCGTCGGCCTCGTAGGTGTGGCCCCGCTCGCGTAAGCGCTCGATACCCTCGCGAATCGTTCCGGCGTCGTGCAGCTCTTTTTCGCTCTGCCACAAGTCGTAGTGCGCGCCGAAGCGCTGCGCCGTTCTGCGCTGCTCCGCGACCAGCTCGTCGCGGCCGAATTGCGAGAAGTACGGCAGCCAATCCGGCTCCTGAGCGGCGATCCACTTGTCACCGTCGCGCTGCGCGATCGCGCGCGCGATCGGAATCAGGTAATCGCCGGGATAGCCCTCTTCGGGAAACGGATAGTTCGCATCGGAGAGCTGGCGATACCGCGCGTAGAGCGAACGGCCCAGCGTGTCGAGCTGGCCGCCGGCGTCGTTGATGATCCACTCCACGAACACGTCGTAGCCGGCGAAACGCATCGCGTTGGCCAAGGTATCGCCCAACGACATCGAGCGGCCTTGCACCACGACCAGCGGCCCCGTCGGGTTCGCGCTTCCGAACTCCAGCGAAATGCGTTTTCCGTTGGACGGAAACTGACCGTAGCGCTCGCCGTCGCGCAGAATCTTGCCGACGACGTTTTGCCAGACGCCCGGGATCAACCGGAGATTGATGAATCCCGAAACCGGCTCGATGCTGCTGAAGAGCTCGCCCGCGTCCGAGTCGCGCACGTCGGCGGCGATCTGCGTCGCCACGTCTTGCGGCGAACGCCGCGCGGCTTTCGCCAGCGAAAACGCCACGTTGGTCGCGAAATCGCCGAACTCGGGCCGGCGCGGCGCTTCGAAGCC
The sequence above is drawn from the Candidatus Baltobacteraceae bacterium genome and encodes:
- the argS gene encoding arginine--tRNA ligase, whose amino-acid sequence is MSRITTEGAPALPEHALEHFASAVQGAIAKRYPDASGVKVGFEAPRRPEFGDFATNVAFSLAKAARRSPQDVATQIAADVRDSDAGELFSSIEPVSGFINLRLIPGVWQNVVGKILRDGERYGQFPSNGKRISLEFGSANPTGPLVVVQGRSMSLGDTLANAMRFAGYDVFVEWIINDAGGQLDTLGRSLYARYRQLSDANYPFPEEGYPGDYLIPIARAIAQRDGDKWIAAQEPDWLPYFSQFGRDELVAEQRRTAQRFGAHYDLWQSEKELHDAGTIREGIERLRERGHTYEADGALFFRATEFGDDKDRVLVRRDGRPTYFAMDVTYHYQKMQRGDRVIDILGPDHHGYIGRLRGLASALGYDPNAVHVLIAQQITLMRGDEQVSMSKRAGYIITLDEIVDEVGVDAARFFFILPSAESPLTFDLRLAREQSNENPVYYVQYGHARISSVLRNASDDDVAAARSKPSLTALTHPAELALVRRLAEFPETVRGVAEALAPHRLARYARDVASDFHQFYTECRILTDDSATRAARLGLCIATKNVLARALALAGVSAPEAM